CGGGCGGCTTCGATCCCCCGCCGCCCCGCGACCACGGACCCCCACGATGACCGACACCCTCATCCTCAACGCGCGCCTGGTGAACGAGGGCCGCGAGTTCGACGCCGACCTGCGCATGCGCGGCGGCCGCATCGAGGCCATCGGCAGCCTTGCGCCGCGTGCGGGCGAGACGGTGGTCGACGCCGACGGCCGCCGCCTGCTGCCGGGGATGATCGACGACCAGGTGCACTTCCGCGAACCAGGCATGGAATACAAGGCCGACATGGCGACGGAATCCGCCGCGGCCGTGGCCGGCGGCCTGACCAGCTTCATGGACATGCCCAACACCAGCCCGCCCACGCTCGACGCCGCGGCGCTGGAGGACAAGTACGCGCGCGCCGCCGGCCGCGCGCGCGCCAACCACGGCTTCTACATGGGCGCCAGCAACGACAACCTCGCCGCCGTGCGTGCCATCGATCCGCGCGCGACCCCGGGGCTGAAGGTGTTCATGGGCGCGTCCACCGGCAACATGCTGGTCGACGATCCGCAGACGCTCGACGCGATCTTCCGCGAGACGCCGGTGCCGATCATCACCCACTGCGAAGACACACCGATGATCGACGCGGCGCTGTCGGCGGCGCGCGCGAAATACGGCGAGGACATCCCCGCGGAGCTGCACCCCGACATCCGCTCGCGCGAGGCCTGCATCAAGTCCACCCGCCTGGCGCTGGAGCTGGCGCGCCGCCACGACACCCGCCTGCA
The sequence above is a segment of the Luteimonas sp. MC1750 genome. Coding sequences within it:
- a CDS encoding dihydroorotase, whose protein sequence is MTDTLILNARLVNEGREFDADLRMRGGRIEAIGSLAPRAGETVVDADGRRLLPGMIDDQVHFREPGMEYKADMATESAAAVAGGLTSFMDMPNTSPPTLDAAALEDKYARAAGRARANHGFYMGASNDNLAAVRAIDPRATPGLKVFMGASTGNMLVDDPQTLDAIFRETPVPIITHCEDTPMIDAALSAARAKYGEDIPAELHPDIRSREACIKSTRLALELARRHDTRLHVLHISTADELALFEAGPLVDADGRLRKRITAETCIHFLRFDRADYARLGHQIKCNPAIKEASDRAALLRALADDVIDVLATDHAPHTWEEKQAPYARAPSGLPLVQYALVAALECVHEGHFDAARVVQKFAHAPAQLFDVKERGFLREGYWADLVLVEDTPFTVRRADVLSKCGWSPFEGTTFRSRIASTWVNGALAWDGARITGDAAGRRLEFAR